The genome window AAAAAAGGTTTGCTGACCAGCCTTTTTCCTAGCAGGTTCAGCTTATAAAGTTTTTCCCCTCTGTTTCATGGTGAGAAAGTTCCATCTGCTTAAGTAGTGCTTGTCACACAGCTTAGCCAGAAAAATGTCACATTGAAGCAGATTTTTTGAGGCTTTATAGCTCAGTATCATGAGCTATCAGCATTTGGGAAGCTCATCTACATTTGGAGCCTAATTATAATTTACTGATGTGTCAGAATAGTTCAGAagtactacagttcccagggttttttttataagAATCCATGACAACTGAACAGATTTAAAAGTGGTTTAAATCTGATGTGttgacacacagacacagactcCTCATGTGTTTACGACACAATACAACAGCTATCTGCATTAACAATGTTTTCAATAGACAAAATAGCTACTTCTGGGCTTGAGAGTTCATTTAGCTTTTGGTCTTTGTAGCAAGAATTTACTGAAGATTACACTTTAATCTTAGTActaatttgcttttttaaaggaCTTTAAAATTTAAACTTTTTATTAATTATCATAGAAGTCAGTACTCTTTTGCAGCAGCGTAACCATGAGCTTACAGAACTATCAGTCAGAAAGTTACTATGGCCACTTTCCAATGGAAGTGGCAATTGTAACATATAGCAAAGATATTGGAAAACTTTCATAATATTAGTGTATAACTTCAGAAACATCACTATTGGTTGGCTGCAAAGTAGTTTGCTATGGACCAATAGTGGCCTCCAGTGGTCACAAAGAAAAACTGTTAGCTTTTAGCTGGGAAAATATCTTCTTTCCCCTCAGCCACCCACCAGAGATGCATTTTCTTTGCTCCTATTATCTTTGAAATGGAAAGATCTATAGGTGAAAGTGTGTGTGCACACCAAAGTAGGAATGATTGGTTGCTTCAAGAATATAAAGTATCTCTTTACACAACAATACACTACATCAAAGATCTTCAACATTTCCAGATCCAGGTCCAACCTTTAACACCCTGCCAGGCAGCAAGGGAATCACTGCACTGACAACATGAAATCTAAATCATATGGTATCACAGTCATAAGACCGGAAAAGGCACTAGTTACAATTTCACCAGTTTAAATATTTATGCCGTCTTTTTCTTGTAGCACAAAGTGGTTTGTAATTCCAGATCAGAATCATCCACAATACATTCAATCCCTATAAATCCCTCCCCCATGAAATTGATTCTCTTAAGTTACTCAATTAATAACCCAATTAAAGGTCCAAGCAAATAAAGGGGTCTTGCACTACCTCTAAGAAACTCCTGCCCCTTCAGGGAACCCATTCTACAAGGTGGGAACCACTTCTGAAAAGCAGATGACAAGCAGGGAGCTTTAAGCCAGGGAGCTAGCAAGTGGTGAGTAATCAGAGGACTGTAATTGACATATATGTCAATGCCATGGCCATGGGCAGCAAATTAAAAGAGCcaaaggcaggaaacaaaagaCAAGGCACTTGGCGACATACCCTCATTTTCTCAACTCTGTCAGTTCCTGGCTTCTCTATAATGGCATCCAATCCATATATCAATTGTTCTGGGTACACTCCAGGATCAATACTAACATTAAcaaattgggttggatccagcaatctTAAAGCAGGAGGACTGAGGACTGTTATTGCTTTTATTGACCCAGCAAGCGGACTCTTTCCATTTCCTGAAAAGTTGACTCCTAGGGTTGCGGAGTTCACATGGACAAATGACCAAGGTCAGGGGAGCATCAtgacagagaaaggaaaaggtgaaATTACTCCTCCTCACTCTCCCACAAGCAAATTTCCACTGATAGAAGAGGGAGGAGTGCAGCTTTTTAACTACATTCTCATTGCAGCCTCGACAAACTCATGGAGCTCTTCATGAATGCAGGTTCAGAAACCCCAGGAATCAACTTTCCAGGGGCTGGAATGGGCTGTTGTGAAGACAGGAATGCTTCAAATATTTATGACCCTTCTACTGACCATTTATGATTATATTCATATAGTGACCACTTTTTCCTACATTAGCACATGCTAAATAGAACATGGCAATGCTCCAGACAGCTGAAGGTTTTCACTTCTCGCATGTAACATATGAAAGGCATGATGGAGAAATCAAAGACAAGCCAAGCAAGGAAGAAATGTGACCCAGTAATCACACAGCTTACAATCAGTCTTGCACAAATTCTTACTCAGATTCTCCATGGAACTGGATGGAATTCATCACTGAATAAGCATGATGGCCTTGAAGCTTTAGCTTCAAACTCAAGTTTAGTAGTCCACTTGAGGGATTGGTAGGGATTTAGAAAAACTCTTCCACAACTTATCTATCATTCAACCAATGATCTTCATAAATGTTTATGCTGTGGATCATCCCCGCTACCAGAGAATGGTCAACTTTCTAAGGGAGATCCACATTGCTACTTTGTTCACAATGCACTGGATGGCTAACTGGCAAAAGGAAACTTTCAGTGGGAGAGGCAACAAGAGCATGAACACTGCCAGagctagcagtgcaatcctaagctgTAATACCCTTCTAAAGTTCAttaatttaaattgttttctgGTTATTAACTGTGCTTTATATGCTTGAACCAGTCAACAAGAAGCAGTAGGTGACTTAAAAATAAAGCATCAGGTCATTGCTGATCCATGGCATTATGTCAcaccatgacatttactaggtagacAGTGctaaggggtggtttgccattgccttccccagcaatCTACACTTTACTTCCAGCAAACTGGGCACTTGTttcaccaaccttggaaggaaggcaggctgagtcaactttgagctgacTACCAGAAACAAACTTCCATTGGGATTAAACTcttgagagaactttgactgcagtactgcagcttaccattcagTTCCACAGAACcttctctcagcataacctacttcATAAGTCTGTTATTGGAAGCATAAAATAAAGGCATTCATAAGTAGCTTTGGGTTCCCAAAAAGGATGAAAACAatgaataaatatctaaataagaaATATATAGCGTTTTAAAGGATATAAATGACCCTTCTTAGGGGGAGTACATGAACCATCATTTTAACATCAGCTTGAAGTCCATATTAACATTTTAACtatttaaataattttctattTTGTTCCTGGGAAGACAGAATTGCAGATACATTTCAATCTTGGTGATAGCAATTACATAGCCTGCAAATCATATTTCTGTGGCAAAAGTCTTTCAAAGCACCATGTAATGTAGGAAAATTTGCTGGCCCTgatgacaatacattgaaattcaCTGAATAATTTAACTGCATTGAAAAAACAACCAAAACACCTCTCCTATAAGCAACTTTTGGTTACTTTCCTTTCCTCATTATGTTATCCACAAGGATACACAAGCTTCATTTTGGTATCTAGTTTCAGTTGCGCAGTAGTCTCTGAACAAGTTGCACAGGTGATAAAGTATTCCAGTTTTCTGATGCTATATCCTACTCAGAATAGTTTCCAAAGTCACCACCTGATGTCAAAAGAGGTGGAATATGTGGGAACTAGTTACTATTTTATTGAAGGCATAATAATGAGGTTTCTTATGTGATAAGCATAATATGTGACAAGTCTCCTACACTAGAGAAGCACTTCAAGTACTAATGGACACATTTGGAAACCATCAGCAGAACTAATGTGTTTAAATAATTCAATTATGATAATAATGGGCTATGCATTTTATTACAGTGGCTGCTTTTTCAGAAGTGTTTGCATACAGGGGATCTTATCTAATTACAAGAGGCTAGAAGTCACTCACTAATGaattctttaaaatattattagGGATAATGTCCAACTGAACCTGTACAAATTGAGTGCAGTAATAATGGTACCAGTGAAAttcacaaaaaacaaacaagctacCACAAGACACCACTTTGTATATCCTGAATATATTTTGTAATATACAATATCTATTGTACACTGTACACATTAATGAAATACAACCAAACTAATGAGAGAGATAAAGATTAACAACCAAGTATGATAAATGTAGCACATAAGGGAAAGAAAACCGGGCGCAAATGATGAAGTTATTTTAGTTAAGTTAGTTATAGACGTCACCTAACAATAATGTAAATTGAGGATACTCTTCTCACTACTGCAGCTTCTGTGCACGTGCAGACTGGGAAGTGGAGGGCAGCAGCTCAAAATTCCCATGCAGAATTTTATGTAGATATTGCTTTACATGTTTAAGATGAACCCATGCACAAAAGTAAGTGGGATCACTTTACAAAATTTTAATTGTAATGAGAAGGTCAGAACTTTTGCAAGCACTGTTCATCATTAATCTTGCATTTTAACCCACTCCCTTCAAATTTAGCTTCATTCATTTCAGGAAGAAAATAATCCCAATAGAAAATTGGCAAAAGAATAAACTTTGAAAACAAAtcacaaagatggaaaaattaaatggaaaaaattaatacaaaactGAGTTTGGGTTAGCACATCAGGAACAATAGTTATATTCTTAAAACATTACATGGAATCAGTAgcgtactgcccacagggacgggggtcaaatgaccccgtgTGCAACGATGACCCCTCCCCCCGTgccttggaagagctgggttggcgcGGAGGAgatgcctaaagacagagctggcctgctgccagggtCTGTGGAAGGCAGGAGACGGCTGCCGCTGCGGTGCCTGTCCAAGCTACCCCTGCCCTCAAACCCCATCCCTAACtgtggggacgggggggggggggcgcacagagcaggtgttgtccccaagcgccatttcccccctgtaTGCCTCTGCATTGAATGTAACTTCAAAGATACTCAAATCGTTATTGCAATGGGATTGGGTTGCAAAGAGCTATTTTAGCATTCCCacaactggattttattttactttgcctTCTTTGGTTTCAGAAATGGCTTGCCATGCTACATGTAGGCCACTGTTCAAATCACAAAGCCAAAGCTACCTTGGACAGGGGAACTAActacacacagttctttggatcctgaCCAGTTTATCTGCTAGTATTTTACTAGTTTGTATATACtcagttgatattttaaaatgtaaaaacaaaaagtcATAAATATTTGTAACTACTTTTTAGTGAATAACTTACAACAGCATATAGGGCTACAACACAATCTGAACCAACTGAGGGTTGCTGGATGAAATTCTTTCtcagtttccctgctcctgttaGATATCCTGTTTAAGGCACATAAGCAGGATAAGGAGTTTCTGTTTGACTGCCATCCATTATCACAAAACAGTCCTCATCAGGGTATCACTTATTTTATTGCACATAATGTACACAGTACTTTGCAATTCTTCATATTTGTTTTCACAACCATCCTGTGGGGAAGGACCTATTCTGTCAGTTTGTCAGATACAAAACTGACCAGCAGCAATAACTTCCCCCAAGCCTACCTCGTCATTATATTCACTGAATCCCAGTCTACTAATATTCAACAGGACAGTATTGATAAATTTGTAGTTCTTTTTGCATTTGAACCATAAATCATTTTGCAGAACGAGGGCAGAGAGATCTCATTCTTGATTCTATTTTGATACATAGTGGTAGGCTAACATAGAAATAAAAAATCCCACATGCCATGGTGCTTGCTGAGTCTGGGAATTTTACACAATAATACATCgaagttttaaaaatcagcattatCTCTTTGTAAGTAGATCTCATTTCATTTGCAGAGGCAAGCAACCTGGCTTTGAAGAATTTGTTTAAGAAATAAACTAAAAGTATATCTTCAGGATACAGACATGATTTCTTTCCTTAAACAGCAATCTCACAGAATAGGAAAACCACAAGTCGGGGAAGCATCTGAGCTATGAACATGACATTAAAAGTGACATCTTATGAAAAGGCTTACATGATGTAGACTAAAAAATTATTGCCAAGAATATTAACAGTAAATTTACTATCAGGTTTTAAATGGCTACTTACAGGCCAATTACGCACGGAGAGgttcctgtgacttcaaagagaattggctgggaaGTCTTTGTTTGGGGGAATGTTCAACATTATTACCCACCATCCTGTTGAAACAGGGCAGGCATTatccatcagctggctttttgcttgcatacAGGAGGGACAATGTTTCGCAGTTTCTTATCACACATAcgtacttttatttttaatataatcatTATCGATAGATTTATCAAACTATCAATAGAttgtttcaggggaaaaaaggcGAAAAgttttgaatatggcatctgtacactttgcctgaacattggttgtcttttatggtgggaagtgaggggcgagtaatggcagcatgcaaactgcaaaaggacatgTGAACTGTCCTTTACTAAGTTCCTCAATTTCACGATCATCCATCTCCCGATGTGCcataaacccaagcatcaagaccgatAGAATTTTTTcaatgtggtctggaatcactgattgcttatctataaaactacaaggctggagatgtcccagtttgttgatcaaatgcacaGACAAATCAgatgtttggactgatcaactagtcttattatttttacatttttaagtaTTAGTATCAATTCATCCATTTATCAatttggttaattttttttatccaAAGATCTAAagatgtgcaggagtgggaaggcCATAGGTAACAGAAGTGATACGGCAGGACAAAAAGCAGGAAGTAGTTggtaacagggaggagggtgagggggaaatgTTCAAAGCAGCGTGAGGGAAGGAGCAAGATTAGGCGagctggctgcaggtggagggaagaggtccaggacaaagctgtgcccactgacaaatctgtcctgctctggtagcagaacaaaatttaaatcgtgctataagtggatttgcttgccacagagagaatggaacatGAAAGCAGGGCTAGGGAAAATACGGccatacaagaaaccttgccATGGCTGACATTCACTTCCACAACTtaataccttgtgcataattggcccttGTGCACAGTTGGCCCATGACTCAATACTGTTTGACTCCTATTGTGTCAGCAGTTCAGATATATTAGGATAATGATACAGATGGTAAGCAATTTTGAAAGAATATTATAATCTGCCTGAGTTTCAGTGAATTTCCTTATAGTAATAAAAAAATctgccaaacaaacaaaaggttATAAAAAGTGGCAGTTGTAAAATAATTAGATGTTGAATGGAAACAATAATGGTCCTGCCAGTACTTATCCAAtgctgggagaggggaaaaaagaagcacGCTACAGGTAACATGTAAGGAGTGGAACATTTCCCATGCTGCAAGTTAATGTTTATTCTTTTAACATGAAAACCATGTGCCTTCACTGTCCTACATTTCAGAAACACCGAGATTTGTTAACAGTTCACCTTCATATGAAGAATTAAACTAACTTAGAAACTGTTTTAGATCCATATGCATACATAATACAACTTAAAATAACAGCAATAATCAAATATTAACAATAAATACATCATCGATTCTTAGACCCACTGTTACCACTTGTGGGCTTGTTAAAACTTCGGCTCATCTGTGGGAAATGCACAGTTGGGGTTCGTTCAGTTGGACCATATAGTCCTAGATTTCTGGCTGCAGCAGATTTTCTGAGAGGTTTGACACTAGGGAAAGGGCTAAAGATCTGTGGCTTAGAATTGCAAGCTTGAGGAGATTTCGCCAGTATTCCATTCTCAGTAGGCAAGTATGGAAACTCAGATATTTGTGTTTGACATGACAGACTCAATACAGATTCAGTGTCATCATTATTACTTTGAGTAAGTTCCAGTGCTTCCAGCTTCAGCTGAACTGTTGAGATGTTGCCATTGGCATCTTTATAAGTTGGTTCAGGAGACTGCCCATCAGCTTTTATGGTTGTCCTAGCATCTGAATTGCTCCCATCCCTTGCCATGGATTCAGATGTACTTTCTTCTTTTGCAATGGGACTAATGATTTTGCTACCATCACTCTGCTCTTCTATTAGCCCAACAGTATCCCCATAACCCAGCTGGCCTTTGGCTCTGGCTATGTTCTTTCGGTGTACCCTCATGTGAGTGCGCCATGGGGAGTTAAGCTTTGTTTTAATATCTTCATGAGAACCAGGTGACATCTTGCCTCCTGCATGATTTGGGATGTGAATAATAGCATTTTTGGCAGATCCATTCGTTGGCTTCATCTTCTTACCCAGTAGAAGATGGTTGATCACCGGAGAATTATTTACCTGAGAGGGCAGAAGACTGGTAATTGGACCCTTatctgaagaggaaaagaaataaaagtgttTTGTTAAGAAGCCAAAAGAGACTAATGATCACATGATAAAAACTCAGTTTAATTCCACTTTTGATCCGGTTCTTTTTAACTATAGGACTACTTATAGAGGAAAGTCCACTTTTGCTATACAAGTACAAAAAGTTCAGAAGCCAATTAGGATACAGAATTCCTCTCATAAACCTTCATTCTTAATAGTTACCAGCCACATAGCTACCAGCTGCATAACTTCTAACTGAAAATATAAAGTTTACAAAAAATGGAGTGTTCAAAAAGTTGTAGGAAATCAGTGCAAGCACGTTATACTTTGTTTTGAGCCAGAACTACGCAAGCTTCTTCTTTACTGCAGCATAAAGATCTGCTGATCTGGGTAATCTTTTAACAAAACAGATTCAGCCACATATCCCAAGAATTCTGTTACATAAAACcaagtaaaaacaataaacaaacaacctAAAGAAATTCACAGCTTCTTTTCAGAGTGAGAGTGATTAATACAGGAAGGGAAACATGTGAAATCATACATACCAAGAAATAAATTAGTGGATTAGATAACCAAATCATAGTTTTAGGTTAGTTTCTTTTCGGAAAACATCTGTAGAGGAAAGAATCAGTGTTCTAATAGCAACTGAATTGTTTTGCTTTATCAATGAGATTTAGTTTACAGCCACTAAGCAGTGAAAGGTCATATCATGCTGGGCTCTGTCATTGAGTTTTGATCTCATTCCAACAACACAAATCCTTTTCTAAATAGATAGTGGGTGAGGCTGCAGTCTTATAAAGCCATCATTCAGCATACTAGCATAGAAACCAAGAAGACGATTTCCCATTTGATTTTCCAATGACAGACTGAAAAATATGCAACAGATTTGGAAAAAATATGTAACTGGATAACAGGTTGTAATTAGTCAAAAGGGGTTCTGGCAATCCTGGGAAATGAATGCTTTTTTCAATCTTCTGGCACCCAATTACTCTGTATTTGCCAGATTAAAAACTGCATATGATAGGAAAAATGCCCTGCCATGACTGTCCTGGATTGCCCTAACTTTTCTTTTGGCATAGTACAGATTGATGTGTATGAAAATTCAGACTTTGATTTCACACCAGCAAATGGGAAGAAACAAAGTAGAACGGCAATCTGTTTTTCAGCCCACAGGTAGTACTGCCCTACAGGATACAAAATCAGATTGACTGTATTCACATCTGCCTTCATATACACATATTTGTTGAATTTAACTAAAGGTCTTGAAACAATGTATTAGCATaacaaggaaaggaatttgtagatCAGACACTGAAGCATCATCTAACTGGAAAATTTAGGAGCTTGTATTTCAAATCCAAGGATGCCATAATCTGTTAGTGAAAGTGAAACCAATGCTGTATACTGAAGTTAGCATGGACATCTATAAATACCATCATTCAGCTGGTCCCTGGGATCTAACATTAGCCCAGGGTCGTCATCTTCAGACCctgataaaagaaaaacaaaaatccatCATCAAGTTTTATGTCGATGATATTCTTCCAAATATGGCTTCATTTGTCTTCATCTGCTTCTCCCAAGTATAAGACTGCACAAACATGATTGGCTTCTCTATTCACAGAGCTGAAGCATACTTTAACAGTCTTGGACCTAAGCAATTACCTGCTCTAATGTAAACCTGATgaacctgttgctgctgcttcttctttatCCTTGAGTATTGTTTCTTCAGTGCATTAATATCTGTGGTCATTCGTTCCAACATCATGCTGTTAAAAACAGCATGGTAGTCACTTCGACAAGGATCTATTGCTCCAGGACTTAACTCTGCAATGTTGCTAGAGCCCAGACTTTGTTCTTCATTGTGCTCTATACATAGCAGGAAAAAGttattataaaatacaaaaatgtaatCCAACAACAGCTAATCTTTAAATGAGCCAATGATAAAAATATCCTGCCCTATACTAGAAATTACATGGCAAATTAGGGCTTCTAAAAATACTGCAATATTCAAGACTGCTGAGCTCTAAGCCAATATGAATAGCTTCCTCCTTATACTGTTCTGAACATGAAAAATCTATTTATTGCCCTATAGAATTGATGGTTAAGAAAGTAATGAATTATCTAGCCCCAAAATTAAGATATATTTTGCTGGGGACATACATTTCTCTCCTGCTCCTTGTTCCATACATGGTATCATTATTTGATGGGAAAACTGAGGCTGGGGAACATACATCTCACAGCCTCTAAATATACCAGCAAGACTTAATTCCAAAGTCCTATGAGTTGTTCAGGGACTTGCTTGCTTCACACTTGAGAGTTCAAGAAAAAGTACTGTTAGGAGTGCCTTCTGCTATTCAATCTTGCCATATCTATTATAgaatttgaaatatttaaaaaggttTAGAGCATACAGCAGACCAGCTTGAATAAAGATAAACAGTTGCCAAAATAACTATCTGCTAATGTCTACCTTCCTACTTTCCCTGCATACAATACTCAGTTTTGTGTGCATTTTCCTGATCTATGAATAAAAGTACTACTGTGATAGTGCCAAGAATTTTGTTTGTAAGCCATTTGAACAAAACACTCCAATATCCCGCCCTCATGGCCAAGAGAACTTTTCCTTCTGATATTTGATTATCAGGGAAGCCTGAGTTGCATTGGCCCTGCTGGGATAGGTGGCAACAATTTTGCCTTGGGGTCAGGAATGACTGGTCCCACCCATGGCTGTAAACTTCAACTACTACAGCAATGCAAtgagattaattttaaaaactgactcTCACAAcactatttatttagttagttgatttctatcctgcccttcaaatgcatcccagggcgggttacaacaatcTAAAAGTGCTGCccatattacaataaaaacaacatcatatacagataaaaattcctaaaataCTTAATATTAAAACATACCTAAGACAAAAACATACCCCTAAAATATATACcttaaaaacatacctaaaacataCCCACCCCCTCCCTAACCGTCCCAAGGGCAGGTAAAGGACAAGTTCCGAAAAAGCCCAGTGACTGCGGGTAGATGGTATCAGTCATTCAAATGCCCAGGCAAAAATGACAGTCTTAACCAGGTTCCAAAAGATATgtaatgacagcacctgtcagacCTCTAGCAaagggcattccataaagtggggaatattacagagaaagccctccaagcaacccccacccacccctcacctcagagggggaagggattgccaacaggaaccaccaccaccaccccccaattATTTCAGCACTCGGGCCAGTCTGTATGGCGGAAGGTGCTCCCACAAGCAGTGTGGTCTACGAAGAGATCAATAGTTACCTTTAAACTTCTGTAGTTCTGGACTCAGAAAACCACTGAATGGtccaaggcagccaatggcaTTAGCTATGGAATCTTCATCATCAAGGTCATTCTCCTCATCACTGTCTCTAGTTCTGCCCAAACGACTGTAAAATATGAGAAAACAGATATGATGACTATATTGTCTAacgctttcacagctggaatcaactggctgttgtggtttttcctggctgtatggctgtggtctggtagttttctgGGATGCGGTCAGATATGATGATTTCTCAAATGTATCAACATACCAAACTTTTCATCATTCATGTAAATAGTTGCCATCTGTCCACCCCTTTGACCTATACATGCCTAGTTTGCATATAGAAGAAGGTTGGGGGAGAGAAACTTACCTTTCAGTTGATTTTACTGAAGCTGGAAAAGGAGTGATGTTATAGGTATATTTCTCCCTTAATTCTGCTAATTGTGGAAAAGGAAACTGGGCCATAGAATAAACAGTCTAGCAAGAGGAAAACGAAAGATCGATCATTATGGTTCATAAGAAAAGTGACtttaaaacagctttcacaaAATGAAGTACAAGATGGCTTTTGAACGCTTGCAAGATTAGACAGTGTATTTCCACACTTGTTGACAGGAAAAATGTTTGAACATTTTTATGATGCAATAGGTATTTCCTGCAGGAAAGGCAAGGAACCAACCATGAGAAATATCTAAGACAGACAGAAGTGATAACAAGAGCATTCTGGTGAGGACAAATATTTCAAGTATGATGGAAGTGACTTGATCACCCATTTGCTGCATTTCAAAGGATGTTTTCAGAGCACAGAATGCACCCAAATCACCTTTTCATATTAAAAATGTATGCTTTATCAATATTCTTAGGGTCTAAGAATTCCTGAACAATTTGACATTGATCTATTAAAGAAGTATCCCATACTATGATCCTACTGCAGTGAGCCTTCTTACAACATCCATGCTGTTTGCAGCACAGTGCATCCTGCCCAATACAGTTACTTCTTTGTGATCCATATCATTCAGATATTGCTGTTTGCCACTCAGTAACTCACTAATTGTGTCTTAACAGCTTGGATATTTTGGCATGATATAAATACTAGTGGATCCTGCAATTTAAAGTTGAAACAATGTTTGTCCTCTAGTTGTCAGAATctaataacttttaaaaacactCAAATATTGTGTTTATTCTACACCTCCTATTAAAAAGCACATCTGTAATTATTGCAAACAAAAATGATTAACAAATAGTAAGATTTCACTGTTTTTATCAGCTAttgtaaaataaaagcaaaaaggacCCTGTATAGTGACAAATGAACCTGACATTCAAATGAACCTGACAAATGAACCTGACTTTTCACATCAAAACATCAAGTTGAATGACATTCAAAACAGAACAGGCAGCAACACTGAATTATATCTTTCTCTGGGTAGTCCCCACATTTTAACAGCACCAAACTCTTGCATTATTCATGAACTTCCTTCCCTTAAGCATTCTGACCAAAATTGAGTGAAAAGTAAATTGTACAAACCTAAACTGTGCTCATAATTTAACACTCTGGTTCAGTACTATTTAGGAAAATAAGAATGAATGTAAGCTGTCATTTTAATTTATAAAAAATTAAGAATGAATGCAAGCTgtggttttaatttgtaaaaaattatttatatactACTTTTCACACTagtagggacccaaagtggccaACATCACAACATCCTTCTTCACATctcttttatcctcataacaaccaccAAGCTATGATGTAGGCCAGGCTGAGTCCACCCACTGAGTCCACCCAGTGAGGTTTTAAGTTCACCCAGAGAATAtccaaggccgcttccgcacggcccatttatgacggcctggggagCCAAAAGGTTTGAGCCGCCGATACACAttgactcttcttccttccccagggCTGCATCatgccgccctaaacaacaaccctttaaagggttgttgttgaggagcGTCTTCCCCGGGCGCGGTGCGAACCgggccgccgggaagacgctgtctcccgctCCGCCCCATTCACGGTGTCCTCCTGGCTGCGgcgcgtcgcagccccgcccaccactgtcgtcctccgacctccaggggtcggagggcagcgtatgggctgcAACGCCCCGCAGGCGATCgagggaggacacc of Sphaerodactylus townsendi isolate TG3544 linkage group LG06, MPM_Stown_v2.3, whole genome shotgun sequence contains these proteins:
- the TBC1D30 gene encoding TBC1 domain family member 30 isoform X6 — protein: MLYSGVDTKLKFTLEPSFGQNGFQQWHDALKAVARLPTGIPKEWRRKVWLTLADHYLKSIAIDWDKTMRFTFNDRSNPDDDSMGVQIVKDLHRTGCSSYCGQEAEQDRVVLKRVLLAYARWNKSVGYCQGFNILAALILEVMEGNEGDALKIMIYLIDKVLPDSYFVNNLRALSVDMAVFRDLLRMKLPELSQHLDTLQRAANKESGGGYEPPLTNVFTMQWFLTLFATCLPNHTVLKIWDSIFFEGSEIILRVSLAIWAKLGEQIDCCETADEFYGTMGRLTQEMLEDNLIDSNELMQTVYSMAQFPFPQLAELREKYTYNITPFPASVKSTESRLGRTRDSDEENDLDDEDSIANAIGCLGPFSGFLSPELQKFKEHNEEQSLGSSNIAELSPGAIDPCRSDYHAVFNSMMLERMTTDINALKKQYSRIKKKQQQQVHQVYIRAGSEDDDPGLMLDPRDQLNDDKGPITSLLPSQVNNSPVINHLLLGKKMKPTNGSAKNAIIHIPNHAGGKMSPGSHEDIKTKLNSPWRTHMRVHRKNIARAKGQLGYGDTVGLIEEQSDGSKIISPIAKEESTSESMARDGSNSDARTTIKADGQSPEPTYKDANGNISTVQLKLEALELTQSNNDDTESVLSLSCQTQISEFPYLPTENGILAKSPQACNSKPQIFSPFPSVKPLRKSAAARNLGLYGPTERTPTVHFPQMSRSFNKPTSGNSGSKNR
- the TBC1D30 gene encoding TBC1 domain family member 30 isoform X3, giving the protein MRQDKLTGSLRRGGRGGLKRPSTGGGVGTILCNVLKKRSCISRTAPRLLCTLEPGVDTKLKFTLEPSFGQNGFQQWHDALKAVARLPTGIPKEWRRKVWLTLADHYLKSIAIDWDKTMRFTFNDRSNPDDDSMGVQIVKDLHRTGCSSYCGQEAEQDRVVLKRVLLAYARWNKSVGYCQGFNILAALILEVMEGNEGDALKIMIYLIDKVLPDSYFVNNLRALSVDMAVFRDLLRMKLPELSQHLDTLQRAANKESGGGYEPPLTNVFTMQWFLTLFATCLPNHTVLKIWDSIFFEGSEIILRVSLAIWAKLGEQIDCCETADEFYGTMGRLTQEMLEDNLIDSNELMQTVYSMAQFPFPQLAELREKYTYNITPFPASVKSTESRLGRTRDSDEENDLDDEDSIANAIGCLGPFSGFLSPELQKFKEHNEEQSLGSSNIAELSPGAIDPCRSDYHAVFNSMMLERMTTDINALKKQYSRIKKKQQQQVHQVYIRAGSEDDDPGLMLDPRDQLNDDKGPITSLLPSQVNNSPVINHLLLGKKMKPTNGSAKNAIIHIPNHAGGKMSPGSHEDIKTKLNSPWRTHMRVHRKNIARAKGQLGYGDTVGLIEEQSDGSKIISPIAKEESTSESMARDGSNSDARTTIKADGQSPEPTYKDANGNISTVQLKLEALELTQSNNDDTESVLSLSCQTQISEFPYLPTENGILAKSPQACNSKPQIFSPFPSVKPLRKSAAARNLGLYGPTERTPTVHFPQMSRSFNKPTSGNSGSKNR